One Dermochelys coriacea isolate rDerCor1 chromosome 21, rDerCor1.pri.v4, whole genome shotgun sequence genomic window carries:
- the LOC119846263 gene encoding potassium voltage-gated channel subfamily A member 3-like has protein sequence MDEHRSLLRSPAGSSSSRHPRGGGSSSSHHNPGYTEPPPPEAPQPGPEQEEGEKGEGGMTVVVGGGDPLLEEPQHPHPLRAGERYDHPPAHVPPAPGHHPEHECCERVVINISGLRFETQLKTLAQFPQTLLGDPRKRMRYFDPLRNEYFFDRNRPSFDAILYYYQSGGRIRRPVNVPIDIFSEEIRFYQLGEEAMEKFREDEGFIREEQRPLPDKEFQRQVWLLFEYPESSGPARGIAIVSVLVILISIVIFCLETLPEFRDDRDYEGTGGTFGTSSGPLAMDVFTNSSSSAVSMVSSFTDPFFVVETLCIIWFSFELLVRFFACPSKATFSKNIMNIIDIVAIIPYFITLGTELAERQGNGQQAMSLAILRVIRLVRVFRIFKLSRHSKGLQILGQTLKASMRELGLLIFFLFIGVILFSSAVYFAEADDPTSGFSSIPDAFWWAVVTMTTVGYGDMHPITIGGKIVGSLCAIAGVLTIALPVPVIVSNFNYFYHRETEGEEQAQYLHVGSCQHLSSTEELRKGRSNSTLSKSEYMVIEEGGINNTAFKQAAFKTGHYTATNNPNCVNIKKIFTDV, from the coding sequence ATGGACGAGCACCGGAGCCTGCTGCGCTCGCCGGCCGGCTCGTCCTCCAGCAGGCACCCGcggggcggcggcagcagcagcagccaccacaaCCCGGGCTACACCGAGCCGCCGCCCCCCGAagccccccagcccggccccgaGCAGGAGGAAGGCGAGAAAGGGGAGGGCGGCATGACcgtggtggtgggtgggggggacccgctcctggaggagccccagcacccccacccgcTGCGGGCGGGGGAACGCTACGACCACCCCCCGGCCCACGTCCCGCCGGCCCCCGGCCACCACCCGGAGCACGAGTGCTGCGAGCGGGTGGTGATCAACATCTCGGGCCTGCGCTTCGAGACCCAGCTCAAGACCCTGGCCCAGTTCCCCCAGACCCTGCTGGGCGACCCCCGCAAGCGGATGCGCTACTTCGACCCCCTGCGCAACGAGTACTTCTTCGACCGCAACCGGCCCAGCTTCGACGCCATCCTCTACTACTACCAGTCCGGGGGCCGCATCCGGCGCCCGGTCAACGTGCCCATCGACATCTTCTCGGAGGAGATCCGCTTCTATCAGCTGGGcgaggaggccatggagaagttCCGGGAGGACGAGGGCTTCATCCGCGAGGAGCAGAGGCCCCTGCCTGATAAGGAGTTCCAGCGCCAGGTGTGGCTCCTCTTCGAATACCCGGAGAGCTCCGGGCCGGCCAGAGGCATTGCCATTGTCTCAGTCCTCGTCATCCTCATCTCTATCGTCATCTTCTGCCTGGAGACCCTGCCTGAGTTCAGGGACGACCGTGACTATGAGGGGACAGGGGGGACCTTCGGCACGAGCAGCGGCCCCTTGGCAATGGACGTCTTcaccaactcctcctcctcagcTGTCTCGATGGTGTCGTCCTTCACCGACCCCTTCTTCGTGGTGGAGACACTGTGCATCATCTGGTTCTCTTTTGAGTTGCTTGTCCGCTTCTTTGCCTGCCCCAGCAAGGCCACCTTCTCCAAGAACATCATGAACATCATCGATATCGTGGCCATCATCCCCTACTTCATCACCTTGGGCACGGAACTGGCTGAGAGGCAGGGGAATGGCCAGCAAGCCATGTCCCTGGCCATCCTCAGGGTCATTCGGCTTGTCCGGGTCTTTCGCATCTTCAAGCTCTCACGACACTCCAAAGGGCTGCAGATCCTGGGGCAGACCCTCAAGGCCAGCATGCGGGAGCTAGGCCTCTTGATATTTTTCCTCTTCATCGGCGTCATCCTCTTCTCCAGCGCCGTCTACTTCGCTGAGGCGGATGACCCcacctcaggcttcagcagcatCCCGGATGCCTTCTGGTGGGCGGTGGTGACCATGACCACGGTGGGCTATGGGGACATGCACCCAATTACCATTGGGGGCAAAATTGTGGGGTCCCTCTGTGCCATTGCCGGGGTGTTGACCATTGCCCTTCCTGTGCCTGTGATAGTCTCCAACTTCAACTACTTCTACCACCGGGAGACCGAAGGCGAGGAGCAAGCCCAGTATCTGCACGTAGGGAGCTGCCAGCACCTCTCCTCTACGGAGGAGTTGAGGAAGGGGCGTAGCAATTCCACCCTGAGCAAGTCGGAATACATGGTGATAGAGGAGGGGGGAATCAACAACACTGCATTCAAACAGGCTGCCTTTAAGACGGGCCACTACACGGCTACAAACAATCCCAATTGTGTGAACATCAAAAAGATCTTcactgatgtttaa